Proteins encoded together in one Phyllobacterium zundukense window:
- a CDS encoding ABC transporter substrate-binding protein, giving the protein MTKRLALISAIAGGLIAATAGLGYTASDDFDLSPQQKDRVRAEKSEKAIEAVSKDFKFISDGKLTIGLNPGNPPLSTYATDATTVVGYDVDLAQLVADSLGRELVLVPVTWADWPLGLQSGKFDAVISNVTVTEQRKEKFDFSTYRKDELGFYVKADGPIKSIKEPKDIAGLKVITDPGTNQEKILLAWDKQNVGNGLKPIEVQYYDDEAVKYLAIESGRADAVFSVNATQAYKAKVNGKTRLVGTVSGGWPITAEVAVTTRKGSGAADGITEALNELIANGKYKQVLDRWNLGSEAIDKAATNPPGLPNS; this is encoded by the coding sequence ATGACAAAGAGACTAGCACTGATATCAGCAATTGCCGGCGGTTTAATTGCCGCCACAGCAGGGCTGGGATACACGGCAAGCGATGATTTCGACCTAAGTCCTCAGCAAAAGGATCGCGTTAGGGCAGAGAAAAGCGAAAAGGCGATCGAGGCCGTTTCGAAAGACTTCAAGTTTATCAGCGATGGCAAGCTCACCATTGGTTTGAACCCGGGGAATCCTCCACTCAGCACCTATGCAACAGATGCGACGACGGTGGTTGGATATGATGTCGATCTCGCACAACTGGTCGCAGATAGCCTCGGGCGCGAACTTGTTCTCGTTCCAGTCACCTGGGCCGATTGGCCGCTTGGCTTGCAATCCGGGAAGTTCGATGCCGTCATTTCCAATGTGACCGTCACCGAGCAGCGCAAGGAGAAATTCGATTTCTCAACCTATCGCAAGGACGAGCTCGGCTTCTACGTCAAAGCCGACGGACCCATCAAATCAATCAAGGAGCCAAAGGATATCGCTGGTCTGAAAGTGATTACGGATCCGGGCACAAACCAGGAGAAAATCCTGCTTGCCTGGGACAAGCAGAATGTCGGCAACGGCCTGAAGCCGATTGAGGTGCAATATTACGATGACGAGGCGGTCAAATACCTTGCTATCGAATCCGGGCGTGCCGATGCCGTTTTCAGCGTAAATGCGACGCAGGCCTACAAGGCGAAGGTCAATGGCAAGACAAGGCTCGTCGGCACGGTGAGCGGCGGCTGGCCGATCACGGCGGAGGTTGCCGTGACAACGCGCAAGGGAAGCGGTGCCGCCGACGGCATCACCGAAGCGCTCAATGAACTCATCGCCAACGGGAAATATAAGCAGGTTCTCGACCGCTGGAATCTCGGTTCCGAGGCAATTGACAAGGCTGCAACCAACCCTCCCGGACTGCCGAACAGCTGA
- a CDS encoding ABC-three component system protein — translation MKSNLAYSRDILAMEDKDLEVFVHRWVARQVKKYPDHHLFGNANDLGRDAVGFLSLNRHDAAWDNFQCKMLSKTVDDGAVYEEIGKILFHASEGEFTPPHRFFFVAPKGFNRKAEKLLYSPAFFKQQILQEWDKRCARRIRTGPPIPLSDKLRGVIETYPFEHIFGIDLPKILTMDDIKLVLADAFGDDPGDAPSGVVPADVSNTEGYVQQLIEIYSNDEGSSFADAAEVLRHAKHGPNLTMQRRRYFDADAFRRYFRDNLDPEHVEKFSDEILSGVFDVHASTSGVSRLSDVMKQAGTLPISGIFGRHNRATTQVKQGTCHHLANDGVLPWNK, via the coding sequence ATGAAGAGCAATCTCGCGTATAGCCGGGATATATTGGCTATGGAGGACAAGGACCTTGAAGTCTTCGTTCACCGCTGGGTGGCTCGTCAGGTCAAAAAGTATCCGGACCACCATCTCTTCGGGAACGCCAACGACCTTGGCCGCGACGCCGTCGGCTTTCTTTCCCTCAACCGCCACGACGCCGCGTGGGACAACTTTCAGTGCAAAATGCTGAGCAAGACCGTGGACGACGGTGCGGTGTACGAAGAGATCGGCAAAATTCTATTCCATGCGTCGGAAGGTGAGTTCACCCCGCCGCATCGGTTTTTTTTCGTAGCACCTAAGGGGTTCAACCGGAAGGCTGAGAAGCTCCTGTATAGCCCAGCCTTCTTCAAACAGCAGATACTGCAAGAATGGGACAAGCGTTGCGCAAGACGGATTCGCACAGGTCCGCCGATACCGCTGTCTGACAAGCTTAGAGGCGTCATTGAAACTTATCCTTTCGAGCACATCTTCGGCATTGATCTCCCGAAGATTCTTACGATGGACGACATAAAACTCGTTCTCGCGGATGCTTTCGGCGATGACCCTGGCGACGCGCCAAGCGGCGTCGTGCCGGCCGATGTCTCTAACACCGAAGGGTACGTTCAGCAGCTTATCGAGATCTATTCAAACGATGAAGGCTCCTCTTTCGCGGACGCCGCGGAGGTGTTGCGGCACGCCAAGCACGGCCCTAATCTCACGATGCAGCGGCGTCGATATTTCGATGCTGACGCATTCCGACGGTATTTTCGAGATAACCTTGACCCGGAGCATGTCGAGAAATTTAGCGACGAAATCCTTTCGGGTGTTTTCGACGTGCACGCATCCACTAGCGGTGTGAGCCGACTCAGTGATGTCATGAAGCAGGCCGGAACTTTGCCCATTTCGGGTATTTTCGGTAGGCACAACCGTGCCACCACACAAGTGAAGCAAGGGACCTGCCACCATCTTGCGAACGATGGAGTGCTCCCTTGGAACAAGTGA
- a CDS encoding ABC-three component system middle component 2: MIDESTPVFNGSVEIGLRSLLLLEAFYPEKLDLNAISLLDYFVVHTADIGGPDSLHPAISARVGEYRVRRTLIQDALHMLRRISLIEIVEADDGIRFVSGDDAPAFVKLLSSDYNRDLSTRATWLADRVREDGTHFFTYMRQLLDRWSLEFQTEEGLTNG, from the coding sequence GTGATCGACGAAAGCACTCCTGTCTTCAATGGTTCGGTCGAGATCGGTCTGCGCTCACTCTTGCTACTTGAAGCCTTTTATCCCGAAAAGCTCGACCTCAATGCGATCTCTTTGTTGGATTACTTCGTGGTCCACACTGCTGACATTGGCGGCCCGGACAGCCTGCACCCGGCTATCTCTGCGCGCGTTGGCGAATATCGTGTTCGACGCACTCTGATCCAAGATGCTTTGCATATGCTTCGTCGGATCAGCCTAATCGAGATCGTGGAGGCTGACGATGGCATCAGGTTCGTTTCTGGAGACGACGCGCCGGCATTCGTCAAGCTGCTGAGTTCTGACTACAACCGCGATCTGTCAACCCGTGCCACATGGTTGGCCGACCGTGTCCGCGAAGACGGCACGCATTTCTTCACATACATGCGGCAGTTGCTCGACCGGTGGAGCCTTGAGTTCCAAACTGAGGAGGGGCTGACAAATGGCTGA
- a CDS encoding FadR/GntR family transcriptional regulator: MLAAIRRSEADLTALRHWREEMDRTKLSQDVGVGADIEFHRAVATASGNGKVADFQRYLSLLLSQSVTIARNNTLTQRGPAHVDSVINDHRDIYHAINAGSAADARSAMRRHLLLAATRLGVIGEGEVALLS; this comes from the coding sequence ATGCTTGCGGCAATCCGCCGTTCGGAAGCCGATCTCACCGCGCTCAGGCACTGGCGGGAGGAGATGGATCGCACCAAGCTCAGTCAGGATGTCGGCGTCGGTGCGGATATTGAGTTCCATCGTGCTGTCGCGACGGCAAGCGGGAACGGCAAAGTCGCCGATTTCCAGCGCTACCTGTCACTGTTGCTAAGTCAGAGCGTGACGATCGCCCGCAACAATACACTGACGCAACGCGGGCCGGCTCACGTGGATAGCGTCATCAACGATCACAGAGACATCTACCACGCCATCAATGCCGGTTCGGCCGCCGACGCGCGTAGCGCCATGCGCCGTCATCTTCTGCTAGCGGCCACCCGGCTTGGCGTCATCGGGGAGGGTGAAGTGGCGCTCCTGTCGTAG
- the ggt gene encoding gamma-glutamyltransferase — protein MPHARSTIAVGLALALAFAPLTPAFAASPAPIEAEHGMVVTTQHLATQAGVDVLKKGGNAVDAAVAVGYTLAVVWPEAGNIGGGGFMTIRTKDGKSTFIDFRERAPLASTKTMYLDDKGNPVKGASMDGYLAVGVPGSVAGFEYAREKYGTMARQDLMEPGIRLARDGFVLNQGDAASFRDGADWLKRDTAAAAIYLKPDGKPYGTGEKLAQPDLAASLEAISQQGPDAFYEGPIADAIVKASAAKGGILAKADFEQYKVRELKPVTCNYRGYDIISSPPPSSGGVIICEILNVLEGYPLSYLGWGSADTVHLMAEAMRYAYVDRNSALGDPDFVKNPVDHLLDKNYAAEIRANINPYRAGVSQDLMPRDLGEPRETTHFSIIDNDGNAVAVTYTLNGSFGTGAVAPGTGILLNNEMDDFTSKPGVPNQFGLVQGEANAIAPKKTPLSSMSPTIITKDGKPFMVIGSPGGSRIITITLEAILNVIDHGMDIQEAIDAPRIHHQWLPDAVYAEPHALSPDTGKILTGMGYKVQGDPNWPIWGYGAGILVGGKDLAQIQKGGGARYNGAIDSRAASGEALGY, from the coding sequence ATGCCTCATGCCCGCTCGACGATTGCCGTCGGTCTTGCCCTCGCTCTTGCTTTTGCCCCGCTCACCCCGGCCTTCGCCGCCTCGCCCGCGCCCATCGAGGCCGAGCATGGCATGGTGGTGACTACGCAGCACCTCGCCACGCAGGCGGGCGTCGACGTGCTCAAGAAGGGCGGCAATGCTGTCGATGCTGCGGTTGCCGTGGGCTACACGCTTGCCGTGGTCTGGCCCGAGGCCGGCAATATCGGCGGCGGCGGCTTCATGACCATCCGCACCAAGGATGGCAAGTCGACCTTCATCGATTTCCGGGAGCGCGCGCCGCTCGCCTCGACCAAGACCATGTATCTCGACGATAAGGGTAATCCCGTGAAGGGCGCCAGTATGGATGGCTATCTCGCGGTGGGTGTGCCCGGCTCGGTGGCCGGCTTCGAATATGCCCGCGAGAAATATGGCACAATGGCTCGCCAGGACCTGATGGAGCCCGGCATTCGCCTGGCCCGTGACGGGTTCGTGCTCAATCAAGGGGATGCCGCCTCCTTCAGGGATGGCGCCGACTGGCTGAAGCGCGACACGGCTGCCGCCGCTATCTACCTCAAGCCTGACGGCAAGCCCTATGGGACCGGTGAAAAGCTGGCGCAGCCCGATCTCGCTGCCTCGCTCGAAGCCATCTCCCAGCAAGGGCCGGACGCATTCTACGAGGGGCCTATTGCCGACGCCATCGTTAAGGCCAGTGCCGCCAAAGGTGGTATCCTCGCTAAAGCAGATTTCGAGCAGTACAAGGTACGCGAGCTCAAGCCCGTCACCTGCAACTACCGTGGCTACGACATCATCTCATCGCCCCCGCCGAGCTCAGGCGGCGTGATCATCTGCGAGATCCTCAACGTACTGGAAGGCTATCCGCTCTCCTACCTCGGTTGGGGATCGGCTGACACCGTCCATCTGATGGCCGAGGCGATGCGCTATGCCTATGTCGACCGCAATTCAGCACTGGGCGATCCGGATTTCGTCAAAAATCCAGTCGATCACCTGCTGGACAAGAATTACGCCGCCGAGATCCGTGCCAATATCAATCCCTACCGCGCCGGCGTGTCGCAGGACCTGATGCCCAGGGACCTCGGCGAGCCCAGGGAGACTACGCATTTCTCGATCATCGACAATGACGGCAATGCCGTGGCCGTTACCTATACGCTCAATGGTTCCTTCGGCACCGGAGCGGTTGCGCCCGGCACCGGCATTCTGCTCAACAACGAGATGGACGACTTTACGTCCAAGCCCGGGGTACCAAACCAATTCGGCCTCGTGCAGGGCGAGGCCAATGCGATCGCTCCCAAGAAGACGCCGCTGTCCTCGATGAGCCCCACCATCATCACCAAGGATGGCAAACCCTTCATGGTGATCGGAAGCCCCGGCGGTTCACGCATTATTACCATCACGCTGGAAGCGATCCTCAATGTCATCGACCACGGCATGGACATACAGGAAGCGATCGACGCGCCGCGCATCCATCACCAGTGGCTGCCGGATGCAGTCTATGCGGAGCCGCACGCGCTCTCGCCCGACACAGGGAAGATCCTCACGGGTATGGGCTACAAGGTGCAGGGCGATCCGAACTGGCCAATCTGGGGCTATGGTGCTGGCATCCTGGTCGGCGGCAAAGATCTTGCCCAAATCCAGAAGGGCGGGGGGGCCCGATACAACGGCGCCATCGACAGCCGCGCCGCCTCGGGCGAGGCGCTCGGTTACTGA